The region AGCCTTCTCATTCCCAACGTGCATCCGGAAGTGTTTCCGGCGATCAGCGGCACGCGCGTCGTCACAGAAACCGGCGCGTTGGGCATTATCGAAACGTTCTCTGTGGCTTCGATCATCGAAGCGGCTGATGCCGCCGTAAAAGCTGCCAACGTGCAATTGCTGCAAATTCATCTTGCCATGGCCATTGGCGGCAAGGGTTATGTGACGATGACGGGCGAAGTGTCCGCTGTCACCGCCGCGGTGCAAGCCGGCGCCGAGTTTATTCGCAACAAAGGTTTGTTGGTAAATAAGGTCGTGATTCCCCAGCCGCGGCCGGAGGTGTTGGAGGACAGGATTTGAAATGAAAACCGCGAATGATACGAAAGAAGTTGGAAGCCGTATTGTTTTTGAACCAGTATCAAAAATTCTTCAGAGTTTAAAACGAATTGTAGCGGCCGGAAACGTTCGT is a window of Cytophagia bacterium CHB2 DNA encoding:
- a CDS encoding BMC domain-containing protein, which codes for MQNAIGLIELTSIAKGYEVADALLKTAQVQMVFNRTICPGKFMVMVAGETAAVSSSMEVGMEIGGETVVDSLLIPNVHPEVFPAISGTRVVTETGALGIIETFSVASIIEAADAAVKAANVQLLQIHLAMAIGGKGYVTMTGEVSAVTAAVQAGAEFIRNKGLLVNKVVIPQPRPEVLEDRI